From Melopsittacus undulatus isolate bMelUnd1 chromosome 19, bMelUnd1.mat.Z, whole genome shotgun sequence, a single genomic window includes:
- the SUGP2 gene encoding SURP and G-patch domain-containing protein 2 isoform X2, which yields MASRRITRETFDAVVQDKVKRYRMDRGDAIEDTIHRFKARSRPVPRPRYDNSFHDDGRYAHDSAQHHPHDDWSEDPRDDYPGPSYRTANPLVRKDNYYHEQFGRPASRDREFGHPAFHDREFGHPASHTREYRRPAARKREFGRQASHDQEYRRLASHDQEYGHPAPHDREYVGLASHDQDYCPPDSWDSTGPHETDFSSSEILGDFRSPGLMEDEYGNMENQEYDVDFGIQSDGEFRPPIRRGNSGRGRALRGKRIARGGVKTKVFKGEIKAPHKKWNTKKLQPDLDQTLAEQPEPEAAERPSQRLVPIQHPIQQLPPQPKRPAITTQRPILRLPKPAHVFRNLNFDLVDKSDIFSTFGIEIIKWAGFHAIKTDAEFARLFGALFELETETCAKMLASFKCSLKPEHRDYCFFTIKSLQHAALKTPKVDNEFLNMLLDKGAVKTKNCFFEIIKPFDKYIMRLQDRLLKGVTPLLMACNAYELSIKTSGFGNPREMASAFETTVSLCRKSLALLGQTFALASVFRQEKILEAVGLQEMAPAPTLFPNFDDSTLFGREYIENLKAWLEKSGYPIQMKKTEQESTEPLIKPSPDLKVPQRADRKVVQTIEELVTSIVSGTLSAKERTAQKSCPEYWFLSDEDSLEYKYYRLKLAEMQRRMSPGTEVGVEGRTLEGSAAEAVRAMLYARKVASIKRRLFKRKRLGISTQRVARGRKGKRASTGTQTVLSAGTVLKHQDKHLQGSVQTKPSASEPSLGEKSSSLDATSPSQCAAGSEVSLPEEERADSEGFSAPPDLLPPLPSQFPDVDAKTMETAEKLAKFVAQVGPEIEQFSIDNSTDNPDLWFLQDRNSSAFKFYRMKVYELCPSINFSAVSEAADGGESAKPEETNLDILEEEEDEEEEEEEDNEEEAEFEDDISQSLEGMDMEQAEEGEEDDVSAGRSVEYLAEEMISKPGEEMSTGEVQLATSSDGAVPNLSTQASTPAPGTPFPRKRISSKSLKVGMIPASKRICLIEEPKVHEPVRIAYDRPRGCPVIKKKKKPKDLEFSHKKLTNRNVGFQMLQKMGWQEGHGLGSRGKGIREPVKVSRLSSMKTASFSEHFN from the exons ATGGCCTCTCGGCGGATCACACGGGAGACGTTTGATGCTGTAGTGCAGGACAAAGTTAAAAGGTATCGCATGGACCGGGGTGATGCCATAGAAGATACAATCCATCGTTTTAAAG CTCGTTCAAGGCCAGTCCCAAGACCAAGGTACGACAACAGCTTTCATGATGATGGAAGATATGCTCACGACAGCGCTCAGCACCATCCACATGATGACTGGAGTGAAGACCCCAGGGATGACTACCCAGGACCTTCCTATAGGACTGCCAATCCTCTTGTAAGGAAAGACAACTACTACCATGAACAGTTCGGCCGCCCAGCATCCCGTGACCGGGAATTTGGCCACCCAGCATTCCATGACCGGGAATTTGGCCACCCAGCTTCACACACTCGGGAATACCGGCGTCCAGCTGCACGCAAGCGGGAGTTTGGGCGCCAAGCATCTCATGACCAGGAGTACAGGCGCCTGGCTTCCCATGACCAGGAATATGGGCacccagctccccatgaccGGGAGTATGTGGGTCTGGCTTCTCATGACCAGGACTACTGCCCTCCTGACTCCTGGGACTCCACTGGGCCACATGAAACTGATTTTAGTTCTTCAGAAATTTTAGGTGATTTTAGGTCACCAGGACTCATGGAAGATGAATATGGCAATATGGAAAATCAGGAGTATGATGTAGACTTTGGAATTCAATCTGACGGTGAGTTCCGACCCCCAATTCGCAGGGGCAACAGTGGCAGGGGAAGAGCTCTGCGAGGAAAGCGTATTGCAAGGGGTGGTGTAAAAACTAAAGTATTCAAAGGAGAGATCAAAGCTCCCCACAAGAAGTGGAACACTAAAAAGCTGCAGCCAGACCTCGATCAGACACTAGCTGAGCAACCTGAGCCAGAAGCTGCTGAGCGACCCAGCCAGAGGCTAGTGCCAATCCAGCACCCCATTCAGCAGTTGCCTCCACAACCTAAAAGGCCAGCTATAACAACCCAGAGACCTATTCTCAGGCTCCCAAAGCCTGCACATGTTTTCAGAAATCTCAATTTTGACCTAGTGGACAAATCAGACATTTTTTCAACATTTGGAATAGAAATTATCAAGTGGGCTGGGTTTCATGCCATAAAAACTGATGCGGAGTTTGCCCGGCTTTTCGGAGCTCTCTTTGAGCTGGAGACAGAAACCTGTGCAAAAATGCTTGCCTCCTTTAAGTGCTCCTTGAAGCCAGAACACAGAGATTATTGTTTCTTTACTATCAAGAGTTTACAACATGCTGCTCTCAAAACTCCCAAAGTGGACAATGAGTTTTTAAACATGCTGTTGGACAAAGGTGCTGTGAAAACAAAGAATTGCTTCTTTGAGATAATCAAGCCTTTTGATAAATACATAATGAGGCTCCAGGACCGCCTCCTGAAAGGCGTCACTCCGCTGCTGATGGCCTGCAATGCCTATGAGCTGAGCATCAAGACGAGTGGGTTTGGGAATCCCAGAGAAATGGCAAGTGCTTTTGAGACCACTGTTTCTCTCTGTCGTAAGTCTTTAGCACTTCTGGGGCAGACCTTCGCCTTAGCATCTGTTTTCAGGCAAGAGAAAATACTTGAGGCTGTAGGGCTCCAAGAAATGGCTCCAGCACCAACGTTGTTCCCAAACTTTGATGATTCAACGTTGTTTGGAAGGGAGTACATTGAAAACCTGAAGGCTTGGTTGGAAAAGAGTGGATATCCCATTCAGATGAAAAAAACTGAGCAGGAGTCCACAGAACCGCTTATAAAACCCTCTCCTGATCTGAAAG TCCCACAGCGAGCCGATCGAAAGGTTGTACAGACAATTGAAGAGCTGGTGACCAGCATTGTGTCAGGAACCTTGTCTGCCAAAGAGAGGACTGCTCAGAAGAGCTGCCCTGAGTATTG GTTCTTGTCTGATGAAGATAGTCTGGAATACAAGTATTACAGACTCAAGTTAGCAGAGATGCAAAGGCGGATGTCACCTGGCACAGAAGTGGGTGTGGAGGGCAGAACACTGGAAGGCTCTGCAGCAGAAGCCGTGCGGGCCATGCTCTATGCCAGGAAGGTGGCAAGCATTAAGAGAAggctgtttaaaagaaaaaggcttggGATCAGCACACAGCGCGTGGCTcgaggaaggaaggggaagagagcaTCCACAGGGACACAGACTGTGCTTTCAGCTGGGACGGTGCTGAAGCACCAGGACAAGCATCTTCAAGGTTCAGTCCAGACAAAGCCTTCTGCCTCAGAACCCAGCCTGGGTGAGAAGAGCTCTTCCCTGGATGCCACCTCACCCTCACAGTGTGCCGCCGGTTCGGAGGTGTCTCTGCCAGAAGAAGAAAGGGCAGATTCTGAGGGTTTCTCAGCACCACCTGACCTCCTCCCACCGTTGCCCTCTCAGTTTCCTGATG TGGATGCTAAAACAATGGAAACTGCTGAGAAACTCGCTAAGTTTGTTGCTCAGGTAGGACCAGAGATTGAGCAGTTCAGCATTGACAACAGCACGGACAACCCAGACCTTTG GTTTCTACAGGATCGAAACAGTTCAGCCTTCAAATTTTACCGAATGAAAGTCTATGAGTTATGCCCATCCATTAACTTCAGTGCTGTGTCAGAAGCAGCTGATGGTGGGGAGAGTGCTAAACCTGAAGAGACAAATCTAGATAttttggaagaggaagaggatgaagaagaagaggaggaagaagataaCGAGGAGGAAGCTGAGTTTGAGGACGATATCTCCCAGTCTTTGGAAGGAATGGATATGGAGCAAGCAGAGGAGGGTGAAGAGGATGACGTGTCAGCAGGTAGAAGTGTGGAATACCTAGCTGAAGAGATGATTTCCAAACCAGGAGAGGAAATGTCCACAGGTGAAGTGCAGCTAGCCACATCATCTGATGGTGCTGTACCCAATCTGTCGACACAGGCGTCCACTCCTGCTCCTGGAACCCCATTTCCTCGCAAACGAATCAGCAGCAAGTCTCTGAAAGTGGGTATGATTCCGGCATCCAAAAGGATTTGCCTCATAGAAGAACCAAAAG
- the SUGP2 gene encoding SURP and G-patch domain-containing protein 2 isoform X1, giving the protein MASRRITRETFDAVVQDKVKRYRMDRGDAIEDTIHRFKARSRPVPRPRYDNSFHDDGRYAHDSAQHHPHDDWSEDPRDDYPGPSYRTANPLVRKDNYYHEQFGRPASRDREFGHPAFHDREFGHPASHTREYRRPAARKREFGRQASHDQEYRRLASHDQEYGHPAPHDREYVGLASHDQDYCPPDSWDSTGPHETDFSSSEILGDFRSPGLMEDEYGNMENQEYDVDFGIQSDGEFRPPIRRGNSGRGRALRGKRIARGGVKTKVFKGEIKAPHKKWNTKKLQPDLDQTLAEQPEPEAAERPSQRLVPIQHPIQQLPPQPKRPAITTQRPILRLPKPAHVFRNLNFDLVDKSDIFSTFGIEIIKWAGFHAIKTDAEFARLFGALFELETETCAKMLASFKCSLKPEHRDYCFFTIKSLQHAALKTPKVDNEFLNMLLDKGAVKTKNCFFEIIKPFDKYIMRLQDRLLKGVTPLLMACNAYELSIKTSGFGNPREMASAFETTVSLCRKSLALLGQTFALASVFRQEKILEAVGLQEMAPAPTLFPNFDDSTLFGREYIENLKAWLEKSGYPIQMKKTEQESTEPLIKPSPDLKVPQRADRKVVQTIEELVTSIVSGTLSAKERTAQKSCPEYWFLSDEDSLEYKYYRLKLAEMQRRMSPGTEVGVEGRTLEGSAAEAVRAMLYARKVASIKRRLFKRKRLGISTQRVARGRKGKRASTGTQTVLSAGTVLKHQDKHLQGSVQTKPSASEPSLGEKSSSLDATSPSQCAAGSEVSLPEEERADSEGFSAPPDLLPPLPSQFPDVDAKTMETAEKLAKFVAQVGPEIEQFSIDNSTDNPDLWFLQDRNSSAFKFYRMKVYELCPSINFSAVSEAADGGESAKPEETNLDILEEEEDEEEEEEEDNEEEAEFEDDISQSLEGMDMEQAEEGEEDDVSAGRSVEYLAEEMISKPGEEMSTGEVQLATSSDGAVPNLSTQASTPAPGTPFPRKRISSKSLKVGMIPASKRICLIEEPKVHEPVRIAYDRPRGCPVIKKKKKPKDLEFSHKKLTNRNVGFQMLQKMGWQEGHGLGSRGKGIREPVKVGATSAGEGLGVAGEENKEDAFDVFRQRMIQMYRQKRASK; this is encoded by the exons ATGGCCTCTCGGCGGATCACACGGGAGACGTTTGATGCTGTAGTGCAGGACAAAGTTAAAAGGTATCGCATGGACCGGGGTGATGCCATAGAAGATACAATCCATCGTTTTAAAG CTCGTTCAAGGCCAGTCCCAAGACCAAGGTACGACAACAGCTTTCATGATGATGGAAGATATGCTCACGACAGCGCTCAGCACCATCCACATGATGACTGGAGTGAAGACCCCAGGGATGACTACCCAGGACCTTCCTATAGGACTGCCAATCCTCTTGTAAGGAAAGACAACTACTACCATGAACAGTTCGGCCGCCCAGCATCCCGTGACCGGGAATTTGGCCACCCAGCATTCCATGACCGGGAATTTGGCCACCCAGCTTCACACACTCGGGAATACCGGCGTCCAGCTGCACGCAAGCGGGAGTTTGGGCGCCAAGCATCTCATGACCAGGAGTACAGGCGCCTGGCTTCCCATGACCAGGAATATGGGCacccagctccccatgaccGGGAGTATGTGGGTCTGGCTTCTCATGACCAGGACTACTGCCCTCCTGACTCCTGGGACTCCACTGGGCCACATGAAACTGATTTTAGTTCTTCAGAAATTTTAGGTGATTTTAGGTCACCAGGACTCATGGAAGATGAATATGGCAATATGGAAAATCAGGAGTATGATGTAGACTTTGGAATTCAATCTGACGGTGAGTTCCGACCCCCAATTCGCAGGGGCAACAGTGGCAGGGGAAGAGCTCTGCGAGGAAAGCGTATTGCAAGGGGTGGTGTAAAAACTAAAGTATTCAAAGGAGAGATCAAAGCTCCCCACAAGAAGTGGAACACTAAAAAGCTGCAGCCAGACCTCGATCAGACACTAGCTGAGCAACCTGAGCCAGAAGCTGCTGAGCGACCCAGCCAGAGGCTAGTGCCAATCCAGCACCCCATTCAGCAGTTGCCTCCACAACCTAAAAGGCCAGCTATAACAACCCAGAGACCTATTCTCAGGCTCCCAAAGCCTGCACATGTTTTCAGAAATCTCAATTTTGACCTAGTGGACAAATCAGACATTTTTTCAACATTTGGAATAGAAATTATCAAGTGGGCTGGGTTTCATGCCATAAAAACTGATGCGGAGTTTGCCCGGCTTTTCGGAGCTCTCTTTGAGCTGGAGACAGAAACCTGTGCAAAAATGCTTGCCTCCTTTAAGTGCTCCTTGAAGCCAGAACACAGAGATTATTGTTTCTTTACTATCAAGAGTTTACAACATGCTGCTCTCAAAACTCCCAAAGTGGACAATGAGTTTTTAAACATGCTGTTGGACAAAGGTGCTGTGAAAACAAAGAATTGCTTCTTTGAGATAATCAAGCCTTTTGATAAATACATAATGAGGCTCCAGGACCGCCTCCTGAAAGGCGTCACTCCGCTGCTGATGGCCTGCAATGCCTATGAGCTGAGCATCAAGACGAGTGGGTTTGGGAATCCCAGAGAAATGGCAAGTGCTTTTGAGACCACTGTTTCTCTCTGTCGTAAGTCTTTAGCACTTCTGGGGCAGACCTTCGCCTTAGCATCTGTTTTCAGGCAAGAGAAAATACTTGAGGCTGTAGGGCTCCAAGAAATGGCTCCAGCACCAACGTTGTTCCCAAACTTTGATGATTCAACGTTGTTTGGAAGGGAGTACATTGAAAACCTGAAGGCTTGGTTGGAAAAGAGTGGATATCCCATTCAGATGAAAAAAACTGAGCAGGAGTCCACAGAACCGCTTATAAAACCCTCTCCTGATCTGAAAG TCCCACAGCGAGCCGATCGAAAGGTTGTACAGACAATTGAAGAGCTGGTGACCAGCATTGTGTCAGGAACCTTGTCTGCCAAAGAGAGGACTGCTCAGAAGAGCTGCCCTGAGTATTG GTTCTTGTCTGATGAAGATAGTCTGGAATACAAGTATTACAGACTCAAGTTAGCAGAGATGCAAAGGCGGATGTCACCTGGCACAGAAGTGGGTGTGGAGGGCAGAACACTGGAAGGCTCTGCAGCAGAAGCCGTGCGGGCCATGCTCTATGCCAGGAAGGTGGCAAGCATTAAGAGAAggctgtttaaaagaaaaaggcttggGATCAGCACACAGCGCGTGGCTcgaggaaggaaggggaagagagcaTCCACAGGGACACAGACTGTGCTTTCAGCTGGGACGGTGCTGAAGCACCAGGACAAGCATCTTCAAGGTTCAGTCCAGACAAAGCCTTCTGCCTCAGAACCCAGCCTGGGTGAGAAGAGCTCTTCCCTGGATGCCACCTCACCCTCACAGTGTGCCGCCGGTTCGGAGGTGTCTCTGCCAGAAGAAGAAAGGGCAGATTCTGAGGGTTTCTCAGCACCACCTGACCTCCTCCCACCGTTGCCCTCTCAGTTTCCTGATG TGGATGCTAAAACAATGGAAACTGCTGAGAAACTCGCTAAGTTTGTTGCTCAGGTAGGACCAGAGATTGAGCAGTTCAGCATTGACAACAGCACGGACAACCCAGACCTTTG GTTTCTACAGGATCGAAACAGTTCAGCCTTCAAATTTTACCGAATGAAAGTCTATGAGTTATGCCCATCCATTAACTTCAGTGCTGTGTCAGAAGCAGCTGATGGTGGGGAGAGTGCTAAACCTGAAGAGACAAATCTAGATAttttggaagaggaagaggatgaagaagaagaggaggaagaagataaCGAGGAGGAAGCTGAGTTTGAGGACGATATCTCCCAGTCTTTGGAAGGAATGGATATGGAGCAAGCAGAGGAGGGTGAAGAGGATGACGTGTCAGCAGGTAGAAGTGTGGAATACCTAGCTGAAGAGATGATTTCCAAACCAGGAGAGGAAATGTCCACAGGTGAAGTGCAGCTAGCCACATCATCTGATGGTGCTGTACCCAATCTGTCGACACAGGCGTCCACTCCTGCTCCTGGAACCCCATTTCCTCGCAAACGAATCAGCAGCAAGTCTCTGAAAGTGGGTATGATTCCGGCATCCAAAAGGATTTGCCTCATAGAAGAACCAAAAG
- the SUGP2 gene encoding SURP and G-patch domain-containing protein 2 isoform X3 → MASRRITRETFDAVVQDKVKRYRMDRGDAIEDTIHRFKARSRPVPRPRYDNSFHDDGRYAHDSAQHHPHDDWSEDPRDDYPGPSYRTANPLVRKDNYYHEQFGRPASRDREFGHPAFHDREFGHPASHTREYRRPAARKREFGRQASHDQEYRRLASHDQEYGHPAPHDREYVGLASHDQDYCPPDSWDSTGPHETDFSSSEILGDFRSPGLMEDEYGNMENQEYDVDFGIQSDGEFRPPIRRGNSGRGRALRGKRIARGGVKTKVFKGEIKAPHKKWNTKKLQPDLDQTLAEQPEPEAAERPSQRLVPIQHPIQQLPPQPKRPAITTQRPILRLPKPAHVFRNLNFDLVDKSDIFSTFGIEIIKWAGFHAIKTDAEFARLFGALFELETETCAKMLASFKCSLKPEHRDYCFFTIKSLQHAALKTPKVDNEFLNMLLDKGAVKTKNCFFEIIKPFDKYIMRLQDRLLKGVTPLLMACNAYELSIKTSGFGNPREMASAFETTVSLCRKSLALLGQTFALASVFRQEKILEAVGLQEMAPAPTLFPNFDDSTLFGREYIENLKAWLEKSGYPIQMKKTEQESTEPLIKPSPDLKVPQRADRKVVQTIEELVTSIVSGTLSAKERTAQKSCPEYWFLSDEDSLEYKYYRLKLAEMQRRMSPGTEVGVEGRTLEGSAAEAVRAMLYARKVASIKRRLFKRKRLGISTQRVARGRKGKRASTGTQTVLSAGTVLKHQDKHLQGSVQTKPSASEPSLGEKSSSLDATSPSQCAAGSEVSLPEEERADSEGFSAPPDLLPPLPSQFPDVDAKTMETAEKLAKFVAQVGPEIEQFSIDNSTDNPDLWFLQDRNSSAFKFYRMKVYELCPSINFSAVSEAADGGESAKPEETNLDILEEEEDEEEEEEEDNEEEAEFEDDISQSLEGMDMEQAEEGEEDDVSAGVHSCSWNPISSQTNQQQVSESGYDSGIQKDLPHRRTKSARTCQNCL, encoded by the exons ATGGCCTCTCGGCGGATCACACGGGAGACGTTTGATGCTGTAGTGCAGGACAAAGTTAAAAGGTATCGCATGGACCGGGGTGATGCCATAGAAGATACAATCCATCGTTTTAAAG CTCGTTCAAGGCCAGTCCCAAGACCAAGGTACGACAACAGCTTTCATGATGATGGAAGATATGCTCACGACAGCGCTCAGCACCATCCACATGATGACTGGAGTGAAGACCCCAGGGATGACTACCCAGGACCTTCCTATAGGACTGCCAATCCTCTTGTAAGGAAAGACAACTACTACCATGAACAGTTCGGCCGCCCAGCATCCCGTGACCGGGAATTTGGCCACCCAGCATTCCATGACCGGGAATTTGGCCACCCAGCTTCACACACTCGGGAATACCGGCGTCCAGCTGCACGCAAGCGGGAGTTTGGGCGCCAAGCATCTCATGACCAGGAGTACAGGCGCCTGGCTTCCCATGACCAGGAATATGGGCacccagctccccatgaccGGGAGTATGTGGGTCTGGCTTCTCATGACCAGGACTACTGCCCTCCTGACTCCTGGGACTCCACTGGGCCACATGAAACTGATTTTAGTTCTTCAGAAATTTTAGGTGATTTTAGGTCACCAGGACTCATGGAAGATGAATATGGCAATATGGAAAATCAGGAGTATGATGTAGACTTTGGAATTCAATCTGACGGTGAGTTCCGACCCCCAATTCGCAGGGGCAACAGTGGCAGGGGAAGAGCTCTGCGAGGAAAGCGTATTGCAAGGGGTGGTGTAAAAACTAAAGTATTCAAAGGAGAGATCAAAGCTCCCCACAAGAAGTGGAACACTAAAAAGCTGCAGCCAGACCTCGATCAGACACTAGCTGAGCAACCTGAGCCAGAAGCTGCTGAGCGACCCAGCCAGAGGCTAGTGCCAATCCAGCACCCCATTCAGCAGTTGCCTCCACAACCTAAAAGGCCAGCTATAACAACCCAGAGACCTATTCTCAGGCTCCCAAAGCCTGCACATGTTTTCAGAAATCTCAATTTTGACCTAGTGGACAAATCAGACATTTTTTCAACATTTGGAATAGAAATTATCAAGTGGGCTGGGTTTCATGCCATAAAAACTGATGCGGAGTTTGCCCGGCTTTTCGGAGCTCTCTTTGAGCTGGAGACAGAAACCTGTGCAAAAATGCTTGCCTCCTTTAAGTGCTCCTTGAAGCCAGAACACAGAGATTATTGTTTCTTTACTATCAAGAGTTTACAACATGCTGCTCTCAAAACTCCCAAAGTGGACAATGAGTTTTTAAACATGCTGTTGGACAAAGGTGCTGTGAAAACAAAGAATTGCTTCTTTGAGATAATCAAGCCTTTTGATAAATACATAATGAGGCTCCAGGACCGCCTCCTGAAAGGCGTCACTCCGCTGCTGATGGCCTGCAATGCCTATGAGCTGAGCATCAAGACGAGTGGGTTTGGGAATCCCAGAGAAATGGCAAGTGCTTTTGAGACCACTGTTTCTCTCTGTCGTAAGTCTTTAGCACTTCTGGGGCAGACCTTCGCCTTAGCATCTGTTTTCAGGCAAGAGAAAATACTTGAGGCTGTAGGGCTCCAAGAAATGGCTCCAGCACCAACGTTGTTCCCAAACTTTGATGATTCAACGTTGTTTGGAAGGGAGTACATTGAAAACCTGAAGGCTTGGTTGGAAAAGAGTGGATATCCCATTCAGATGAAAAAAACTGAGCAGGAGTCCACAGAACCGCTTATAAAACCCTCTCCTGATCTGAAAG TCCCACAGCGAGCCGATCGAAAGGTTGTACAGACAATTGAAGAGCTGGTGACCAGCATTGTGTCAGGAACCTTGTCTGCCAAAGAGAGGACTGCTCAGAAGAGCTGCCCTGAGTATTG GTTCTTGTCTGATGAAGATAGTCTGGAATACAAGTATTACAGACTCAAGTTAGCAGAGATGCAAAGGCGGATGTCACCTGGCACAGAAGTGGGTGTGGAGGGCAGAACACTGGAAGGCTCTGCAGCAGAAGCCGTGCGGGCCATGCTCTATGCCAGGAAGGTGGCAAGCATTAAGAGAAggctgtttaaaagaaaaaggcttggGATCAGCACACAGCGCGTGGCTcgaggaaggaaggggaagagagcaTCCACAGGGACACAGACTGTGCTTTCAGCTGGGACGGTGCTGAAGCACCAGGACAAGCATCTTCAAGGTTCAGTCCAGACAAAGCCTTCTGCCTCAGAACCCAGCCTGGGTGAGAAGAGCTCTTCCCTGGATGCCACCTCACCCTCACAGTGTGCCGCCGGTTCGGAGGTGTCTCTGCCAGAAGAAGAAAGGGCAGATTCTGAGGGTTTCTCAGCACCACCTGACCTCCTCCCACCGTTGCCCTCTCAGTTTCCTGATG TGGATGCTAAAACAATGGAAACTGCTGAGAAACTCGCTAAGTTTGTTGCTCAGGTAGGACCAGAGATTGAGCAGTTCAGCATTGACAACAGCACGGACAACCCAGACCTTTG GTTTCTACAGGATCGAAACAGTTCAGCCTTCAAATTTTACCGAATGAAAGTCTATGAGTTATGCCCATCCATTAACTTCAGTGCTGTGTCAGAAGCAGCTGATGGTGGGGAGAGTGCTAAACCTGAAGAGACAAATCTAGATAttttggaagaggaagaggatgaagaagaagaggaggaagaagataaCGAGGAGGAAGCTGAGTTTGAGGACGATATCTCCCAGTCTTTGGAAGGAATGGATATGGAGCAAGCAGAGGAGGGTGAAGAGGATGACGTGTCAGCAG GCGTCCACTCCTGCTCCTGGAACCCCATTTCCTCGCAAACGAATCAGCAGCAAGTCTCTGAAAGTGGGTATGATTCCGGCATCCAAAAGGATTTGCCTCATAGAAGAACCAAAAG